A single window of Anaerolineales bacterium DNA harbors:
- a CDS encoding S1 RNA-binding domain-containing protein — protein sequence MSSKEGTGTQLHLEDLKPAMKLEGRVTKTDLVGAFVDVGVECEGLIHISKLKESPVNRVEDVVQVGQEVEVWVHLVDPDSGRLELSMLKPILLKWKDLKPGKRLKGKVVRIENFGVFVDVGAERPGLVHISEMSNEYVKNPSEIVSLGDEVEVNVIDVDRKKRQIRFSMKDSIEDYVDEIDESEEETPTAMELALRQALEQSDQNTKAAPSEPSKKKQAKRDELEDILQRTLEHRVRTASTES from the coding sequence GTGAGTAGCAAAGAAGGTACGGGAACGCAGCTCCATTTGGAAGACCTCAAACCCGCCATGAAACTCGAGGGGCGCGTGACGAAGACCGACCTGGTGGGCGCATTTGTCGACGTTGGCGTAGAATGCGAAGGCTTGATCCACATTTCAAAATTGAAGGAAAGCCCGGTGAACCGGGTGGAAGACGTCGTCCAGGTGGGACAGGAAGTCGAGGTTTGGGTTCATCTAGTGGACCCGGACTCGGGGCGGCTCGAATTGAGCATGTTGAAACCCATTCTGTTGAAATGGAAAGACCTCAAACCCGGCAAACGCCTCAAGGGAAAAGTCGTACGCATCGAAAATTTCGGGGTGTTCGTTGATGTAGGCGCGGAGCGTCCGGGACTGGTGCATATCAGCGAAATGAGCAACGAATATGTAAAGAATCCTTCGGAAATCGTATCCCTGGGAGACGAAGTCGAAGTCAACGTTATCGATGTAGATCGAAAGAAGCGTCAGATTCGCTTCAGCATGAAGGACTCCATCGAGGACTACGTCGATGAGATCGATGAATCCGAAGAGGAAACCCCGACGGCGATGGAACTGGCGTTGCGCCAGGCGCTGGAACAGTCGGATCAAAACACCAAAGCTGCGCCGAGCGAACCTTCAAAGAAAAAGCAGGCCAAACGCGACGAATTGGAAGACATTCTTCAGCGAACGTTGGAACACCGCGTCCGGACCGCATCGACAGAATCCTGA
- a CDS encoding ABC transporter substrate-binding protein, with amino-acid sequence MRNIRWQLLIAVGGLLLVVGLLVGQSPNTEIVSSQPAVGGVYIEALVGQIQRLNPILDVYNQVDRDIDRLIFSGLIRFDDRGIPVPDLAQWTVTADATLYTVTIRENAVWHDGEPVTSDDIIYTYSKFQDEDYPGPLDLHDLWTQVNIIRLDDRRVQFQLPEPFAPFLDYLSVGLLPDHLLRGVSATDLIDHPFNLQPIGTGPFRFDRFLVQDEQITGVSLVAFDDYFAQRPYLERVEFRTYTDSTASLTAFLDGEVQGIANVDEAILPQILASTELNLHTARLPNLGIIFLNTQNPGKDFLSVKQFRQALQFAINRQWIIDKALSGQGLIPIGPVLPGTWSFAENLQPVPFDPQRAANILETLGWILPAGASPGTPEYQRSKDEQALSLTLLYEENSLDTMIAEMIKESWEAIGIRVELRSVDSDTMISAYLEPREYEAALTHINLMRYPDPDPYPFWHDSQVETGQNYSGFDDRNISIWLEQARITPDFSRRAELYRSFQYRFQDQAPSLLLYYDVYNYAIDAQIQGVSIGPLFDPSDRFNSIENWHLIARRNLGTQITITDEP; translated from the coding sequence ATGCGAAATATACGCTGGCAACTATTGATCGCGGTCGGCGGCTTACTCCTCGTTGTAGGATTACTCGTCGGCCAATCGCCAAACACCGAAATCGTATCCTCCCAGCCTGCAGTTGGCGGCGTGTATATCGAGGCACTCGTCGGTCAAATACAGCGTCTCAACCCAATCCTGGATGTCTACAATCAAGTCGATCGCGATATCGATCGGCTGATCTTCAGCGGCTTGATCCGTTTCGACGATCGCGGCATCCCCGTACCGGATCTCGCCCAATGGACGGTTACGGCGGACGCGACGCTATACACGGTCACGATTCGCGAGAATGCCGTGTGGCACGACGGCGAGCCCGTCACGTCCGATGACATCATCTATACATATTCCAAATTTCAGGATGAAGACTATCCGGGGCCGCTGGATTTACACGACCTTTGGACGCAGGTCAACATCATCCGCCTCGACGATCGCCGGGTGCAGTTCCAGCTTCCCGAACCATTTGCGCCGTTCCTGGATTATTTGAGTGTCGGTCTGCTGCCCGACCACCTGCTCCGCGGCGTCTCTGCAACAGACTTGATCGACCACCCTTTCAACCTTCAACCGATCGGTACGGGACCGTTTCGCTTCGATCGCTTCCTGGTCCAAGACGAGCAGATCACCGGCGTCAGCCTCGTGGCATTCGATGACTATTTCGCGCAACGCCCCTACCTCGAACGCGTCGAATTCCGCACCTATACCGATTCAACGGCTTCTCTCACTGCGTTCCTCGATGGAGAAGTCCAGGGGATCGCCAACGTCGACGAGGCCATCCTCCCACAGATTCTCGCCTCAACGGAACTCAATTTACATACGGCAAGATTGCCCAATCTGGGCATCATCTTTCTGAACACACAAAATCCCGGAAAGGATTTCCTTTCCGTCAAGCAATTCCGGCAGGCGTTGCAGTTCGCCATCAACCGGCAATGGATCATCGACAAAGCACTCTCCGGGCAGGGATTGATCCCCATCGGACCGGTACTTCCAGGCACGTGGTCCTTTGCGGAAAATCTCCAGCCGGTTCCTTTCGATCCGCAACGCGCCGCGAACATCCTGGAGACGCTGGGTTGGATTTTACCTGCAGGCGCATCCCCGGGCACGCCGGAATACCAACGCAGTAAAGACGAGCAGGCCTTAAGCCTGACCCTGCTGTATGAAGAGAATTCCCTGGATACCATGATCGCCGAGATGATAAAAGAAAGCTGGGAGGCGATCGGAATTCGTGTAGAGCTTCGCAGTGTAGACTCTGATACCATGATCTCCGCTTATCTCGAACCGCGCGAATACGAAGCAGCGCTTACACACATCAATCTGATGCGCTACCCCGATCCCGATCCCTATCCTTTCTGGCACGATTCACAAGTCGAGACAGGCCAGAATTACAGCGGTTTCGACGACCGGAACATCAGCATCTGGCTCGAACAGGCGCGTATCACACCGGATTTCTCTCGCCGAGCAGAGTTGTATCGCAGTTTCCAATATAGATTCCAGGATCAAGCTCCTTCACTGCTGCTCTATTACGATGTCTATAACTATGCCATCGATGCTCAGATACAAGGTGTGAGTATCGGACCGCTGTTCGATCCCAGCGACCGATTCAACAGCATCGAAAACTGGCATCTAATCGCACGCCGCAATCTGGGCACCCAAATTACGATTACAGACGAACCTTAA
- the secG gene encoding preprotein translocase subunit SecG — MEKFLNLAMIVVSVALIIVIILQSRGAGLGGLGGGADMSGGSSFYARRGVERLLFNVTIGMSIVFFLLAIITTILVG, encoded by the coding sequence GTGGAGAAGTTCCTCAATCTTGCAATGATCGTCGTGTCCGTCGCTTTAATCATCGTCATCATCCTCCAAAGCCGGGGAGCGGGGCTCGGTGGACTTGGCGGTGGAGCCGATATGAGTGGGGGTTCCAGTTTTTACGCTCGTCGAGGCGTGGAACGTTTGTTGTTCAACGTCACCATCGGCATGAGCATCGTCTTCTTCCTGCTTGCAATCATCACCACCATCTTGGTGGGCTAA
- the prfB gene encoding peptide chain release factor 2 (programmed frameshift) has product MDDLKSELEGIQQRIQELMVRLDFAAREEELAKLERAAEDPSLWDNPEHAQKIMKKAVRLRAYVDDWQTFQQRARDAFELASLGDEDLRADIEQERDELLQELERKETQAQLSGPYDQDSAILAIHAGAGGTDSQDWAQMLLRMYLRWSERHGYDVDIIDQSDGEEAGIKSATLTIDGEYAYGYLRSEKGVHRLVRISPFDSSHRRHTSFALVEVLPQVEADDDIVIDPNDLRIDTYRSAGAGGQNVQKNETAIRITHLPTGIVVTCQNERSQVQNKENAMRVLRARLMDLKQRQQEEEIAEIRGDYVKAEWGSQIRSYILHPYQMVKDHRTDYEVGNPSAVLDGDLDGFIDAYLRESIGQSK; this is encoded by the exons ATGGATGATTTGAAATCAGAACTCGAAGGCATTCAGCAACGAATTCAAGAATTAATGGTGCGTCTT GACTTCGCTGCACGCGAAGAAGAATTAGCGAAACTCGAGCGGGCTGCAGAAGATCCCTCGCTCTGGGACAATCCGGAACACGCGCAAAAAATCATGAAAAAGGCCGTGCGACTGCGTGCCTACGTGGACGACTGGCAGACATTCCAACAGCGGGCAAGGGACGCATTCGAGCTCGCCTCACTGGGCGACGAGGATCTTCGTGCGGATATCGAACAGGAACGCGACGAACTGCTGCAAGAACTCGAACGCAAAGAGACGCAGGCGCAGTTATCCGGGCCCTACGATCAAGACAGCGCCATCCTTGCCATCCACGCCGGAGCCGGGGGAACGGATTCTCAGGACTGGGCGCAAATGCTCCTGCGCATGTATCTGCGCTGGTCGGAACGCCACGGCTACGACGTCGATATCATCGATCAGAGTGATGGAGAGGAAGCGGGAATCAAGAGCGCCACGTTGACCATCGACGGCGAGTATGCTTACGGCTACCTGCGGTCCGAGAAGGGAGTCCACCGCCTCGTGCGTATATCTCCCTTTGATTCCTCGCACCGCAGACATACATCCTTTGCCCTGGTGGAGGTGCTTCCGCAAGTTGAAGCCGATGACGATATCGTGATCGATCCCAACGATCTGCGCATCGACACCTATCGTTCCGCCGGCGCGGGTGGACAAAACGTACAGAAGAATGAAACCGCCATTCGAATCACCCACCTCCCCACAGGAATCGTGGTGACCTGTCAAAACGAGCGCTCGCAGGTGCAGAATAAGGAAAACGCCATGCGCGTGCTGCGTGCAAGACTCATGGATCTGAAACAACGGCAACAAGAAGAAGAAATCGCTGAAATTCGCGGCGATTACGTCAAAGCCGAATGGGGAAGCCAGATTCGTTCCTACATACTGCATCCCTATCAAATGGTAAAAGACCACCGCACTGACTATGAGGTCGGCAATCCGTCAGCCGTTCTCGATGGCGATCTCGATGGTTTCATCGACGCCTACCTGAGAGAGTCGATCGGGCAATCGAAATAA
- the ftsY gene encoding signal recognition particle-docking protein FtsY yields the protein MEETKTWRQALQKTRQTALGRLAALFGSSELDDTFWEQLEEILLRADVGVETTTTLLDDLKKASREEGLTKGTQVENKLRGALRAQLKPVPGEELLGKPHVIILVGVNGSGKTTCAAKIAHRWLARGRSVLLAAADTYRAAASEQLQVWGRRLNVDVICGQPGSDPGAVVFDACSAATSRGVDVVIVDTSGRMHTEHNLMQELKKIQRVAGKVVPHGPHETLLVLDATTGQNGLSQAEAFSAVVDLTAVILAKLDNSAKGGVAFAVSSKIGLPIQYVGTGENVQALERFDCDAFIDSILPG from the coding sequence ATGGAAGAGACCAAGACCTGGCGTCAAGCCCTGCAGAAGACCCGTCAGACAGCCCTGGGCCGTCTGGCGGCGCTGTTCGGGTCGAGCGAACTGGACGACACCTTCTGGGAGCAGCTGGAGGAAATACTCCTGCGTGCGGACGTGGGCGTCGAAACGACCACGACGCTCCTGGACGATCTCAAAAAAGCAAGCCGTGAAGAGGGTCTGACGAAAGGCACGCAGGTCGAAAACAAACTTCGAGGCGCCTTACGGGCACAACTGAAACCGGTTCCCGGTGAAGAACTTTTGGGAAAGCCTCACGTCATCATACTCGTGGGCGTAAACGGCTCCGGCAAAACGACCTGCGCGGCGAAAATCGCACATCGCTGGCTGGCGCGCGGCCGTTCGGTACTGCTCGCCGCCGCCGACACCTACCGGGCAGCTGCGAGCGAGCAGCTTCAGGTATGGGGACGACGCTTGAACGTCGACGTTATCTGTGGTCAGCCCGGCAGCGATCCCGGCGCAGTCGTTTTCGACGCCTGCTCCGCCGCAACTTCGCGCGGCGTGGACGTGGTCATCGTCGACACTTCGGGCAGGATGCATACCGAGCATAACCTGATGCAGGAGTTGAAGAAAATACAACGCGTGGCCGGAAAAGTGGTCCCGCATGGACCTCACGAGACGCTGCTCGTGCTCGACGCAACCACCGGTCAGAACGGATTATCGCAGGCGGAGGCGTTTTCCGCTGTGGTCGACCTCACGGCGGTGATCCTGGCGAAATTGGATAATTCCGCCAAGGGCGGCGTCGCCTTCGCCGTTTCGAGTAAAATCGGACTGCCGATTCAATACGTGGGCACCGGAGAGAACGTCCAGGCGCTCGAGCGTTTCGACTGTGACGCGTTCATCGACAGCATACTGCCCGGATGA